DNA from Deltaproteobacteria bacterium:
GCGGCATCTGCCACACCGACATCGGCTTCCTCCACGACGGGGTGCGCACCCGGCACGAGCTGCCCCTCGCCCTCGGCCACGAGGTGGCGGGCTTCGTCGTCGCGGCCTCCGAGGGTCACGAGGGCCTGGTCGGCCAGGCGGTGATCGTCCCGGCGGTGATGACCTGCGGGGAGTGCGAGGCCTGCCGGAAGGGCCACGGCAACATCTGCAGCGCCCAGAAGATGCCGGGCAACGACATGCACGGCGGCTTCGCCTCGCACATCGTCGTGCCCGCCCGGGGCCTCTGCCCGGTGCCCGTGAAGGGGACGGGGCCGGACGCCACGGTCGGGGAGCTCTCCCTGAAGCTGGCCGACCTCTCCGTCCTGGCCGACGCCATCACCACCCCCTACCAGGCCGTGACCCGCTCCGGGCTCGCCGAGGGGGACCTGGCCATCGTCATCGGCCTCGGCGGCGTGGGCGGCTACTGCGTCCAGATCGCCCGGGCCTTCGGGGCGAAGGTCATCGGCATCGAGCCGGACGCCGAGCGGCGCGAGGCCATGGCGAAGCACTGCGACGCCGGGGTCCTCGACCCCTCGGCCCTCGACCCCAAGGAGCTCAAGAAGGAGGTCAAGCGCCTGGCCAAGGAGGCCGGCGCCCGCCCCATCGAGCGGAAGATCTACGAGTGCTCCGGCACCGGCGGCGGCCAGGGCACGGCCTTCAACCTGCTGGACTACGGCGCGACCCTCTCGGTGGTCGGCTTCACCATGGCCAAGCAGGAGCTGCGCCTCTCGAACCTGATGGCCTTCGACGCGAAGGCGGTGGGCAACTGGGGCTGCGTGCCCGAGCTCTATCCGGACGCCCTGGAGCTGGTCCTCGAGGGCAAGGTCGAGGTCGAGCCCTTCGTGCAGCGCTTCGACGACACCGAGCTCAACGCGGTGCTCGACCAGGTGCACGGCCACCAGCTGAAGGTCCGCCCGGTGATCGTCCCGGTGAAGGGCTAGAGGGGAGCACGACCATGGCACTGGAGATCACGAAGAGCCACGAGGGCCGCCTCCTCACCCTGAAGCTGAACGCCCCGCCGGCGAACATCGTCGACGCGCAGATGATGGCGGCCCTCTCGGCCGCCCTCGACGAGGCCGAGCAGGATCCGCAGCTCGCCGCGGTGATCCTGACCCACGAGGGGAAGCACTTCTCCTTCGGCGCCAGCGTCGAGGAGCACCTGCCGGGCAAGTTCGAGGCGATGATCGGCTCCTTCCACGCCCTCTGCCGCAAGCTGGCGGCCTTCCCCGTGCCCCTGCTGGCCACGGTGGGCGGGCAGTGCCTGGGCGGCGGGATGGAGATCGTGCTCCTGGCCTCCCGGGTCTTCGCCGGCCCGAAGGCCAGGCTCGGGCAGCCCGAGATCCAGCTCGCGGTCTTCGCGCCGGTGGCGAGCGCGCTCCTCCCCGGGCGGATCGGCCCCCAGGCCGCCGAGGACCTGCTCCTCACCGGCCGCAGCGCGGGCGCCGAGGAGGCGCTGGCCCTGGGGCTGGTCCAGCAGATCGACGAGGATCCGCTGGCGGCCGCCGTGGCCTACGCCGAGGCCCAGCTCCTGCCCAGGAGCGCCTTCGCCCTGCGGCAGGCCGTCCAGGCCACCCGCGCCAGCTGGGTGCCCGCCTTCAACGCCCACCTCGACGCCGCCGAGGCGCGCTACCTGGGCGAGCTGATGTCGGGCGCCGACTCGGTCGAGGGCCTCACGGCCTTCGTCGAGAAGCGGGAGTCTGTCTGGAAACACCGATAGCGGGGGAGCGTCCGCTCCCCCGAGCCCCCAGCTCGGGCCGGATCGCGAACTGGACCGCTGCCGCTTCGCCGGCTATGCGCCGCCTTCGCTCGCTTCTGCCATCGGTTGACCGTGCACGATCTCGACCCCGCAGCTAGTCGACCTGGAAGTCGTAGAAGCGGTAGCGCCGGTAGACCTCCATGCCGGTGCTCTCGACCACCTTGCGCATCTTGTCGTTGCGCTCGTCGACC
Protein-coding regions in this window:
- a CDS encoding enoyl-CoA hydratase-related protein; translated protein: MALEITKSHEGRLLTLKLNAPPANIVDAQMMAALSAALDEAEQDPQLAAVILTHEGKHFSFGASVEEHLPGKFEAMIGSFHALCRKLAAFPVPLLATVGGQCLGGGMEIVLLASRVFAGPKARLGQPEIQLAVFAPVASALLPGRIGPQAAEDLLLTGRSAGAEEALALGLVQQIDEDPLAAAVAYAEAQLLPRSAFALRQAVQATRASWVPAFNAHLDAAEARYLGELMSGADSVEGLTAFVEKRESVWKHR
- the had gene encoding 6-hydroxycyclohex-1-ene-1-carbonyl-CoA dehydrogenase — its product is MSIAGWRWEMTAVGEPLKRTEVEAFEAGPGEVVVEVAGCGICHTDIGFLHDGVRTRHELPLALGHEVAGFVVAASEGHEGLVGQAVIVPAVMTCGECEACRKGHGNICSAQKMPGNDMHGGFASHIVVPARGLCPVPVKGTGPDATVGELSLKLADLSVLADAITTPYQAVTRSGLAEGDLAIVIGLGGVGGYCVQIARAFGAKVIGIEPDAERREAMAKHCDAGVLDPSALDPKELKKEVKRLAKEAGARPIERKIYECSGTGGGQGTAFNLLDYGATLSVVGFTMAKQELRLSNLMAFDAKAVGNWGCVPELYPDALELVLEGKVEVEPFVQRFDDTELNAVLDQVHGHQLKVRPVIVPVKG